One region of Luteolibacter rhizosphaerae genomic DNA includes:
- a CDS encoding DUF4340 domain-containing protein, producing MRSFAFTFFLLILAAGAALVAVLHVKDGSLDRLLGSQGAEIGGNLYKFETQNIHRIHLAGNGVKAECVFEDGMWRIVQPWKDRMDPRVANLIVQFTLGTKVVDIIPEGKIDTAKAGLRDGTIGVLIEDKDGNRLANYLLGRPTLWVEYDKENDRHDSTVFIQPLDEGRSDDTYAGTGDIHSLFRDGFRHLRDHHPFLCNPLLLETVRLKNGEAEVLLSRSGEKAPWRITKPQELPTDVNAVTKLLTDLFKLRAKRVMDRSEVTLPAEETNGRQRIAIKHFGQAQEVILEIMPPASAEAETVYATVSDRPDTVFELLLKPLASVPTETKPGAPAEEEDDDLVSLAELPDTINDLRNPMLTLLNPAAIQGILIHSSTGPEIPVVREQGRDWEYQDTAGKMQPINYATLTRMVGTLTQTRVADFVTDAATDLTPYGLDRPSISLRFLAFGGERYEFVFGRSLDGTWHAMRAGVPTVMRVDDTYVRALATQPWEWRRANPWSIAEVDVSQVERVTAGKPPLLLEYSMIQQSWKATQEGKDRSAELETARADQLLKVLLGLQGERWLAPDDQEAKNALASPALSFRILADAYDKDAVKTGTRQYILRLAPLATTPGNRTWVGQVEGDPNAFRIDVETIQRLAVDVFGD from the coding sequence ATGCGATCCTTCGCGTTCACCTTCTTCCTGCTCATCCTCGCCGCCGGGGCCGCCCTGGTGGCGGTGCTGCACGTGAAGGACGGCAGCCTCGACCGCCTGCTCGGCTCGCAAGGCGCGGAGATCGGCGGGAATCTCTACAAGTTCGAGACGCAGAACATCCACCGCATCCACCTGGCCGGAAACGGCGTGAAGGCGGAGTGCGTGTTCGAGGACGGCATGTGGCGCATCGTCCAGCCGTGGAAGGACCGCATGGACCCCCGCGTGGCGAACCTGATCGTGCAGTTCACGCTCGGCACGAAGGTGGTGGACATCATCCCCGAGGGTAAGATCGATACGGCGAAGGCCGGCCTGCGCGACGGAACCATCGGCGTGCTGATCGAGGACAAGGACGGCAATCGTCTGGCCAACTATCTCTTGGGACGCCCGACGCTGTGGGTGGAATACGACAAGGAGAACGATCGGCACGACAGCACGGTCTTCATCCAGCCGCTCGACGAAGGCCGCAGCGACGACACCTATGCGGGCACCGGGGATATCCACTCGCTCTTCCGCGATGGCTTCCGCCACCTGCGGGATCACCATCCCTTCCTCTGCAATCCCCTGTTGTTAGAGACCGTGCGCCTCAAGAACGGCGAGGCCGAGGTGCTGCTCTCCCGCAGCGGGGAGAAGGCCCCTTGGCGCATCACCAAGCCGCAGGAGCTTCCCACCGATGTGAACGCGGTGACCAAGCTGCTCACCGATCTCTTCAAGCTGCGTGCGAAGCGCGTGATGGACCGCTCCGAGGTGACCCTGCCAGCGGAGGAAACCAACGGTCGCCAGCGGATCGCGATCAAGCACTTCGGCCAAGCTCAAGAAGTCATCCTGGAGATCATGCCTCCCGCCAGCGCGGAGGCGGAGACGGTCTACGCCACCGTGAGCGATCGCCCGGACACCGTCTTCGAACTGCTGCTCAAGCCGCTGGCCAGCGTGCCGACCGAGACCAAGCCCGGCGCTCCCGCGGAGGAAGAAGATGACGACTTGGTCTCGCTGGCCGAGCTGCCGGACACCATCAACGACCTGCGCAATCCGATGCTCACGCTGCTGAACCCGGCGGCGATCCAGGGTATCCTGATCCACTCCTCCACCGGTCCTGAGATTCCCGTGGTGCGCGAGCAGGGCCGCGATTGGGAGTATCAGGATACGGCGGGCAAGATGCAGCCGATCAACTACGCCACGCTAACCCGCATGGTGGGCACGCTCACGCAGACCCGCGTGGCGGACTTCGTGACGGATGCCGCCACGGACCTCACACCCTACGGGCTAGACCGCCCCTCGATCTCGCTGCGCTTCCTCGCCTTCGGCGGCGAGCGTTATGAGTTCGTCTTCGGTCGCTCGCTCGACGGCACCTGGCATGCGATGCGCGCAGGTGTGCCCACCGTCATGCGGGTGGATGATACCTATGTCCGCGCCCTCGCCACGCAGCCGTGGGAATGGCGGCGCGCGAATCCATGGTCGATCGCCGAAGTGGACGTTTCCCAAGTCGAGCGGGTAACCGCTGGCAAGCCGCCGCTGCTGCTGGAGTATAGCATGATCCAGCAGAGCTGGAAGGCCACCCAAGAGGGTAAAGACCGCAGCGCCGAACTGGAAACCGCGCGCGCCGACCAATTGCTGAAGGTGCTACTGGGACTGCAGGGCGAGCGCTGGCTGGCCCCGGACGATCAGGAAGCGAAGAACGCTCTCGCCTCTCCCGCCCTCAGTTTCCGCATCCTCGCCGATGCCTATGACAAGGACGCAGTGAAGACCGGCACGCGCCAATACATCCTGCGCCTCGCCCCGCTCGCAACCACCCCGGGCAACCGCACCTGGGTGGGTCAGGTCGAAGGCGATCCGAATGCCTTCCGCATCGATGTGGAAACCATCCAGCGCCTGGCGGTGGATGTGTTCGGGGACTGA